A window of the Tunturibacter empetritectus genome harbors these coding sequences:
- a CDS encoding aldo/keto reductase, with amino-acid sequence MNTNEEQILSAAGAGTFAIGGELTVNRLGYGAMRITGAGAWGSPPDKAASMATLRRAIELGVNLIDTADSYGPGTSEELIAEALYPYPAGLVVATKGGWERPGPGQWTHNASPEHLTEALEGSLKRLRLDRIDIYQLHAPDNAVSFEASVETLARLREQDKIRHVALSNVTREHIERARRIVPIVSVQNRYSFADRESDFIVDYCEQSNIAFLPWAPLGQAKEAHDAIKKVANDLDVTPLQVALAWLLKRSKLILPIPGTSSVKHLEENIAAAGLELSQAAYDKLAAVSHAPASLRG; translated from the coding sequence ATGAATACGAATGAGGAACAGATTCTTTCAGCCGCAGGTGCAGGCACATTTGCCATCGGTGGCGAACTTACGGTCAACCGGCTAGGCTATGGAGCGATGCGGATCACAGGGGCAGGCGCGTGGGGATCTCCCCCGGACAAAGCTGCTTCAATGGCGACCCTCCGACGGGCGATTGAACTCGGAGTGAATCTGATTGATACCGCCGACTCCTACGGACCAGGCACCTCCGAAGAGTTGATCGCAGAGGCACTCTACCCATATCCGGCTGGATTAGTGGTCGCAACCAAGGGTGGATGGGAGCGTCCAGGCCCGGGCCAATGGACCCACAATGCGAGCCCGGAACATCTCACCGAAGCACTTGAGGGGAGTCTGAAGCGCCTGCGTCTGGATCGTATCGACATTTACCAACTGCACGCTCCCGATAATGCCGTGTCATTCGAGGCGTCGGTAGAAACACTGGCCAGACTGCGCGAGCAGGACAAGATTCGCCATGTCGCGCTCTCGAATGTAACCCGCGAGCACATTGAAAGAGCGCGCAGAATAGTTCCGATCGTATCTGTGCAGAATCGCTACAGCTTTGCTGACCGGGAATCGGACTTCATTGTCGATTACTGTGAGCAGAGCAACATCGCTTTCCTTCCTTGGGCTCCGCTCGGTCAAGCGAAGGAGGCACATGACGCCATCAAGAAGGTTGCAAACGATCTTGACGTGACTCCCTTGCAGGTCGCATTGGCGTGGCTACTCAAGCGTTCCAAACTGATCCTGCCTATTCCTGGAACGTCCTCGGTCAAGCACCTGGAGGAGAATATCGCTGCTGCGGGTCTTGAACTTTCCCAAGCCGCGTACGACAAGTTGGCCGCTGTAAGCCATGCTCCCGCAAGTCTTCGTGGTTGA
- a CDS encoding cupin domain-containing protein — translation MTIANCLKYEDHMEINFEDSLIHPTAGASIRTASQTGSNSAISIVHPAELSTETQQTSGSLRMSAITAIHGIVSSLWAGIFLVEPLVKTGIHHHGEQDTVVYVLEGEATVRWGDFGEHSATVGAGDFLHVPSWLPHQELNPSKEHPFRWVVVRSTPEPIVVNLPDDFWPAT, via the coding sequence ATGACAATCGCAAACTGTCTGAAATATGAAGACCACATGGAAATCAATTTCGAAGATTCGCTCATTCACCCGACAGCGGGAGCCTCCATTCGGACGGCATCTCAAACGGGATCGAATTCAGCAATCAGCATTGTGCATCCCGCTGAGTTGAGCACGGAAACGCAGCAGACATCAGGATCGCTAAGGATGTCCGCCATTACAGCGATCCACGGTATTGTTTCCTCGCTCTGGGCAGGCATATTTTTGGTCGAGCCTTTAGTGAAGACCGGCATTCACCACCACGGCGAACAGGACACGGTCGTTTACGTCCTTGAAGGAGAAGCTACTGTACGGTGGGGCGATTTCGGAGAACATTCGGCCACTGTTGGAGCGGGCGACTTTCTCCATGTGCCAAGTTGGTTGCCACATCAGGAACTCAACCCTTCGAAGGAACACCCGTTTCGATGGGTCGTTGTCCGAAGTACGCCAGAGCCGATCGTTGTCAATCTGCCTGACGATTTCTGGCCCGCCACCTGA
- a CDS encoding TetR/AcrR family transcriptional regulator: MPSKPSRGEVRNSKLQRVAADLFLKRGYEGVTIDKIVEVAGGSKSTVYSEFGGKCGLFISSIENLCRESNEPLAKIDYSGLNLEESLKKLSFHILKLITAKRSVELHRLAIGEAANCPEVGEAWYTHGPARTASFIRSLLESRREELRKTTIPIDRMAVILHDSLTGDVLYRLLAGVGKHENDAELERLACAAVDVILENICSTVP; this comes from the coding sequence ATGCCTAGCAAACCATCGCGAGGAGAAGTTCGAAACAGCAAGCTCCAAAGAGTCGCGGCAGACCTGTTCCTAAAGCGCGGCTATGAGGGCGTCACCATCGACAAGATTGTCGAGGTGGCTGGCGGTTCGAAGAGCACGGTGTATAGCGAATTCGGTGGGAAGTGTGGGCTGTTCATCAGCAGTATCGAGAATCTGTGCCGCGAATCGAATGAGCCGCTCGCGAAGATCGATTACTCAGGATTGAATCTTGAAGAGAGCCTTAAGAAGCTCTCTTTTCACATCCTGAAGCTCATCACCGCAAAACGGTCCGTGGAGCTTCACCGACTCGCCATCGGCGAGGCAGCGAACTGTCCCGAAGTAGGAGAGGCATGGTATACACACGGTCCCGCCAGGACAGCTTCGTTCATACGATCTTTGTTGGAAAGTCGTCGTGAAGAGCTGCGAAAAACAACGATCCCAATTGATCGGATGGCGGTGATCCTTCACGACTCATTGACAGGAGACGTCCTATACCGCCTGCTGGCAGGAGTCGGTAAGCATGAAAATGACGCGGAGCTTGAGCGATTGGCTTGCGCTGCAGTCGACGTCATTCTCGAGAACATCTGCAGCACTGTGCCCTAA